In the genome of Bacillus sp. S3, one region contains:
- a CDS encoding ABC transporter permease subunit, translating into MKNLQLVIGTIFLTIFLVLAAFGPYLPFVDHGLKEETMQMHDSKIIIPPYPPSKDHLFGSDHKGRDLLSLLVMGTRETLLIVIVVVVIRFSLAVPLGMAAMVSRPLNAFLGGWNYILSFIPPIFLVALLLGIPFIFFSTHRPFWYVVILSSIEVGRLATMVKNDAKYVSNQLFVKAAISTGCTRVKLFTRHIFPHLKSQLITSFVNDLARVLFLLSQLAVVQLFLNQKFTSELDGSYSAENISLAYPMYLQTISRDIWSSYWVPLYSVLFISLMIITFLLLADGLKKHFKAKYRMF; encoded by the coding sequence TTGAAGAACCTGCAACTTGTTATAGGAACCATCTTTTTAACAATTTTCCTAGTATTGGCGGCCTTTGGCCCTTACCTCCCATTCGTGGATCATGGGTTAAAAGAAGAAACGATGCAAATGCATGACAGCAAAATTATCATCCCGCCCTATCCTCCTTCAAAGGACCATCTGTTTGGCAGTGATCATAAGGGCCGGGACTTATTAAGTCTTTTAGTGATGGGAACCCGAGAAACGCTCCTGATTGTTATTGTTGTCGTTGTGATTCGCTTTTCTCTAGCAGTACCATTGGGCATGGCGGCCATGGTTTCAAGACCGCTTAATGCGTTTTTGGGCGGTTGGAATTATATTTTATCTTTTATCCCGCCCATTTTTTTAGTTGCGCTGCTACTTGGCATTCCCTTTATCTTTTTCTCAACACACCGGCCATTTTGGTATGTCGTCATCCTATCCAGTATCGAGGTCGGGCGGCTGGCAACAATGGTAAAGAATGATGCCAAGTATGTATCAAATCAATTATTTGTTAAGGCGGCCATTTCCACTGGCTGCACCAGAGTGAAGTTATTTACCCGGCACATTTTTCCGCATCTTAAATCACAGCTCATCACAAGTTTTGTAAATGATCTGGCTCGAGTGTTATTCTTATTATCACAATTGGCCGTCGTTCAACTATTCTTGAATCAAAAATTCACCTCCGAATTAGATGGCAGCTACTCGGCGGAAAACATCTCACTTGCCTATCCCATGTACCTACAGACCATATCAAGAGATATTTGGAGCAGCTACTGGGTACCGTTATACTCGGTTTTATTTATTTCATTGATGATTATCACGTTTCTCTTGCTAGCAGACGGCTTAAAAAAACACTTTAAGGCAAAATATCGAATGTTTTAA
- a CDS encoding ABC transporter permease subunit, whose product MPLIFQLGKSILAWMVAIFIIIFIILMPRDVTYETSTGNVFEDAGYHYSWTTHKDSFMNFFSYIKENKSLGDYRPGYPNSELLSRTLKKSLYIVLPALFLSYLFGVLKGMLDYRLSKYKIWSFPTRASTWLFLSIPDFFVVVGIQLSLMYLYGIGLLPHITLFGSENFENIILCIIYLSIYPFFYTAKMTYSSLEDEEGKDYIRTAYSKGVSFKKVVYIHIFRNAIIKILQHLNTISLFVLSNLFIIEKFTAYRGAGFYFMEAVYPGASFAVGQSMDLGNASLTISYTIIFTFIILIIHLISQTCNYLITPYDQEEEV is encoded by the coding sequence TTGCCGCTTATTTTCCAATTAGGTAAAAGCATTTTAGCTTGGATGGTTGCCATCTTTATCATCATTTTTATTATCTTAATGCCAAGGGATGTGACATATGAAACCTCAACTGGAAATGTATTTGAAGATGCCGGGTATCATTATTCCTGGACAACACATAAAGATTCCTTTATGAACTTTTTCTCCTATATAAAAGAAAACAAATCTCTAGGAGATTACAGGCCAGGCTATCCAAATAGTGAACTACTTTCACGAACATTGAAGAAGAGTCTATATATTGTACTGCCCGCCTTATTCCTGTCATATTTATTCGGAGTACTAAAGGGGATGCTGGATTACCGTCTATCAAAATATAAAATATGGAGCTTCCCTACTAGAGCATCAACATGGCTTTTCTTATCCATTCCTGACTTTTTTGTCGTGGTGGGTATCCAATTATCGCTAATGTATTTGTATGGGATTGGCCTCCTACCTCATATCACCCTATTCGGAAGCGAAAACTTTGAAAACATCATACTATGTATTATCTATTTATCAATCTATCCATTTTTTTATACGGCCAAGATGACTTACAGCAGTTTGGAAGATGAAGAAGGTAAGGATTATATCCGCACAGCCTATTCGAAGGGTGTATCATTTAAAAAAGTCGTCTATATACATATTTTCCGTAACGCCATCATCAAGATTCTGCAGCACTTAAACACCATTTCTTTGTTTGTGTTATCCAATTTATTTATCATTGAAAAATTTACCGCCTACCGCGGTGCAGGGTTTTATTTCATGGAAGCGGTCTACCCGGGAGCCTCTTTTGCCGTTGGACAAAGCATGGATCTAGGCAATGCTTCATTAACCATTTCCTATACCATCATTTTTACGTTCATTATATTAATCATTCATTTGATCAGCCAAACCTGCAATTATCTTATTACACCATATGACCAAGAAGAAGAAGTGTAA
- a CDS encoding MMPL family transporter, with product MKSFLQAITDRVSTKKGMWITLASWLIITIVLALFAPNAKDYEVSRIESLPSDAKSVIAQKKMDQFFPNNEGTPAILVFQSKDGEVEIKEIGALLDKIKSKKIAGIDQIIPIAALPPQAAAGFFSADNTTAIIPLTFHASLENKEIKESLQHIKKVVADSSDLTLFVTGPAGIATDSLDLFSRADVVLILSTVGLILVLLIVIYRSPLLAFIPLLAAVFVYEVVNQILGIMGKAGLVLSNQTLSIMSILLFAAMIDYSLFVFSRYREELTNHESKFDAMKEAMRETGMPVFFSGGTVLAAMLVLFFAEFGDYQNFAPTFATTMAVIMLASITLVPALFTLFGRKSFWPKIPKVGIQKANQHVVWGKIGRFVTKKPGLSVALISIFLLLSASNLFNLKYEFDTMKSFPKDMPSREGYEILEEKFEVGDLAPTSVVFESPDPVTAEQQETLRKALAGQPLVSHVRLSETTKDNQVISYSLTFKENPYDVKTIDAMEKIINKSKKITDDSQLDGKLYFAGETAQKVDDRSVNDRDVIVIVLLETVLIFALLIVLTKSIKMPIYMMGTILISFLAALGLGTFLSSLIFDIDTISNRVPLYAFVFLVALGIDYNIILISRFQEERAKHSVKEAVEIAVTNTGGVISSAGIILAATFAVLMTQPIQLLFIFGFIVAVGILLDTFLIRGVLLPGLIVLLEKDKKVSENR from the coding sequence ATGAAATCATTCTTACAAGCTATTACGGACAGGGTTTCAACTAAAAAAGGAATGTGGATAACCCTTGCTTCCTGGTTAATCATTACGATTGTATTAGCCCTGTTTGCACCAAATGCCAAGGATTATGAGGTGTCTAGAATTGAATCACTGCCGAGCGATGCAAAATCTGTTATTGCTCAAAAGAAGATGGATCAATTTTTTCCTAATAACGAAGGCACACCTGCAATTTTAGTTTTCCAATCTAAAGACGGTGAAGTAGAGATTAAGGAGATTGGCGCTTTATTAGACAAAATCAAGAGTAAAAAAATTGCTGGGATTGATCAAATTATCCCAATTGCAGCCTTACCGCCCCAGGCGGCTGCCGGCTTCTTCTCAGCTGACAACACAACAGCCATTATTCCATTGACCTTTCATGCTTCTTTAGAAAATAAGGAAATAAAAGAATCGTTACAGCATATTAAAAAAGTGGTGGCCGATTCCTCTGATTTAACTTTATTTGTGACAGGTCCGGCCGGAATCGCAACAGATTCACTCGATCTTTTCTCCCGGGCGGATGTTGTTCTTATTTTATCAACGGTTGGCTTAATCCTTGTTCTCTTGATTGTGATTTACCGGTCACCATTATTAGCTTTCATTCCATTGTTAGCAGCCGTCTTTGTTTATGAAGTCGTCAATCAAATTCTGGGTATCATGGGGAAGGCTGGTCTTGTTCTCAGCAATCAGACCCTTTCGATTATGTCGATTCTCTTATTCGCTGCCATGATTGATTACTCCTTATTTGTCTTTTCTCGTTATCGGGAAGAACTGACAAATCATGAAAGTAAATTTGATGCGATGAAAGAAGCGATGCGCGAAACAGGAATGCCTGTTTTCTTTTCCGGCGGTACAGTTTTAGCAGCGATGCTGGTATTATTCTTTGCTGAATTTGGCGATTACCAGAATTTCGCTCCCACCTTCGCAACCACAATGGCCGTGATTATGCTGGCATCGATTACACTTGTTCCTGCATTATTCACTCTTTTTGGAAGGAAATCTTTTTGGCCTAAGATACCAAAGGTTGGTATTCAAAAAGCTAATCAGCATGTTGTCTGGGGGAAAATTGGCCGTTTCGTTACGAAAAAGCCAGGCCTTTCCGTTGCTTTGATTAGCATTTTCTTATTACTCTCCGCCAGTAATCTATTTAATCTAAAGTATGAGTTCGATACGATGAAATCCTTCCCTAAGGATATGCCTTCCCGAGAAGGGTATGAGATATTGGAGGAAAAGTTTGAGGTGGGAGACCTGGCGCCTACTTCCGTTGTGTTTGAATCGCCAGATCCTGTTACTGCCGAACAGCAAGAAACCTTACGTAAAGCACTTGCCGGGCAGCCGCTTGTCAGCCATGTTCGTTTAAGCGAAACAACGAAAGACAATCAAGTCATTTCATACAGCCTAACGTTTAAAGAAAATCCTTATGACGTGAAGACCATTGATGCAATGGAAAAAATAATTAATAAGAGCAAAAAGATAACGGATGACAGTCAACTTGATGGAAAACTCTATTTCGCAGGAGAAACAGCTCAAAAAGTGGATGACCGCTCCGTTAATGACAGAGATGTGATTGTGATTGTTTTGTTGGAAACCGTCTTAATCTTTGCCTTGTTAATTGTCTTAACCAAATCCATTAAAATGCCTATTTATATGATGGGGACGATTTTAATTTCATTCCTTGCGGCCTTGGGACTGGGAACCTTCTTAAGCAGCCTGATCTTTGATATCGATACGATTAGCAACCGGGTGCCGCTTTATGCCTTTGTCTTTTTAGTGGCCCTTGGAATTGACTATAATATTATACTCATCTCAAGATTCCAGGAAGAACGCGCAAAACACTCTGTTAAGGAAGCAGTAGAAATAGCTGTTACGAACACAGGCGGGGTCATTTCGTCCGCAGGAATTATACTCGCAGCTACCTTTGCCGTATTAATGACACAACCAATCCAATTATTATTTATCTTTGGCTTCATTGTCGCAGTCGGAATCCTGTTAGATACATTCCTAATAAGAGGAGTACTGCTGCCGGGATTAATTGTTTTATTGGAAAAGGACAAAAAGGTTAGTGAAAATAGATAG
- a CDS encoding TetR/AcrR family transcriptional regulator, whose protein sequence is MARERKFSKEDLFHETKRLLLEQGYEGFTFGLLADSLHVSRGALYKYYENKDELLTNFVFYEMDQFLLKLKQLDDQQGFEAQFDFLLQLIFSQTDIQKLIKIGQQIPGNEEKFGKLHFDMYQYLQGFIELGKEEGKLKSTIPNALILGYIFQSVVIPNHFGIPASEWVSSIKEIIRHGMFTNT, encoded by the coding sequence ATGGCACGCGAACGTAAATTTTCTAAAGAAGATTTATTTCATGAAACGAAACGGCTTCTTCTTGAACAAGGATATGAGGGATTTACCTTTGGTTTGCTGGCTGATTCTTTACACGTATCAAGAGGGGCTCTTTATAAATACTACGAGAATAAAGACGAACTTCTTACAAACTTTGTCTTTTATGAAATGGACCAATTTCTTCTTAAGTTAAAGCAATTAGACGATCAGCAAGGATTTGAAGCACAGTTTGATTTTCTTTTACAGCTTATATTCAGCCAGACCGATATTCAAAAATTAATCAAGATCGGCCAGCAAATCCCCGGTAATGAAGAAAAGTTTGGTAAACTCCATTTTGATATGTATCAGTACTTGCAAGGCTTCATAGAATTGGGTAAAGAAGAAGGGAAGCTAAAATCCACCATTCCAAACGCTTTAATTTTAGGTTATATTTTCCAATCGGTTGTCATTCCGAATCATTTTGGAATCCCCGCTTCCGAATGGGTCAGCTCAATAAAGGAAATTATCCGTCACGGAATGTTCACAAATACGTAA
- a CDS encoding class I SAM-dependent methyltransferase yields the protein MEANKESLTALVSCYARGYHASNSTRPIFNDQFAYLLLRDEEKRLISINWAKAIAFFDPEKSELFKTFAEKLEWVMNNQTIPQLVSRARYAEDGLRSAIERGVRQYVILGAGLDTFALRQKHIPKDFIIYEVDHPATQAFKINRLQEMGYDIPANVKFVPVDFKQDSLADELKKSGYDSQKIAYFSLLGVAMYLEKVDFFKLLTDISEISLNGSSFVFDYLDDIAFNDKRASKKLIQMRQITAMSGEAMVTGFDPFELDRELQDCHMLLYENLSPANIEELYFADREDGLHAFDHFHFAHLVVQK from the coding sequence TTGGAAGCCAATAAGGAAAGTTTAACGGCATTAGTCAGCTGCTATGCCAGGGGATATCATGCATCGAACAGCACCCGGCCCATTTTTAATGATCAGTTTGCCTATTTACTTTTACGGGATGAGGAAAAACGACTTATCAGCATCAATTGGGCAAAAGCCATTGCCTTTTTTGATCCGGAAAAGAGTGAATTATTCAAGACATTTGCCGAAAAATTAGAATGGGTAATGAACAACCAAACCATTCCTCAATTAGTCAGCCGGGCAAGGTATGCAGAGGATGGCCTCAGGTCTGCGATTGAACGAGGTGTCAGGCAATATGTCATTTTAGGAGCCGGTCTCGACACATTTGCATTAAGACAAAAACATATACCAAAGGATTTTATCATCTATGAAGTCGATCACCCCGCAACCCAAGCCTTCAAAATTAACCGTCTTCAAGAAATGGGTTATGACATTCCTGCAAACGTAAAATTTGTTCCTGTTGATTTTAAACAAGATTCCTTAGCTGATGAGCTGAAAAAAAGCGGTTATGATTCTCAAAAGATTGCTTACTTTAGTTTATTGGGTGTTGCCATGTACTTAGAAAAGGTTGACTTTTTCAAACTCCTTACTGATATTTCCGAGATTTCGTTAAACGGAAGCTCTTTCGTCTTTGATTACCTGGACGATATCGCTTTTAATGACAAAAGAGCCTCGAAGAAACTCATCCAAATGCGGCAAATTACTGCCATGTCAGGTGAAGCTATGGTTACCGGTTTTGATCCGTTCGAGCTTGACCGGGAGCTGCAAGATTGCCACATGCTTCTATATGAAAATCTCTCTCCTGCCAATATCGAAGAATTATATTTTGCGGACAGAGAAGATGGATTACATGCCTTCGACCATTTCCACTTTGCACATTTAGTTGTGCAGAAATAG